The following is a genomic window from Thermus tengchongensis.
TCAACGACGACCGCATGGGGCGGATGCTGGACAGCCTGTATGCGGTGGGGGTGACGGAGCTCTTCCTGGAGGTGGCCAAGGAGGCCCACCGGGCCTTTGCCTTCCCGGTGCGGGCCTTGCACGTGGACACCACCAGCTTCCACGTGCACGGGCGGTATGAGGGGACGGGGGAGGAGGAGGCTATCCGCCTGGTGCGGGGGTACAGCCGGGACCACCGGCCGGACCTCAGGCAGTGGGTGATGGGCCTGGTGTGCGCGGACACGGGGGGCATCCCC
Proteins encoded in this region:
- a CDS encoding IS1634 family transposase; protein product: MAETPDLQVYDLGHLGLVAGILDRIGLVSLVDRRVGPRPGEKVSTGVALKAAVLNALGFLSSPLYLFGHFWEGKPTEWLLGKGITPDLLNDDRMGRMLDSLYAVGVTELFLEVAKEAHRAFAFPVRALHVDTTSFHVHGRYEGTGEEEAIRLVRGYSRDHRPDLRQWVMGLVCADTGGIP